The Prevotella fusca JCM 17724 genome includes a window with the following:
- a CDS encoding DUF1919 domain-containing protein — MVNVKKRVLGHLNGITSRLMYIPRRMYHKQKAKRCNTEKCCIICNNCTGGMILHDLGLRFDSPTINTLFYSADDFLFFANNIKSIFECEIVKICDSGYPYPVGGIKLGNREIKIGFVHYSTFEEAKKKWIDRFKRVDFDKILVLWEGNGLNDNDLELLDKMSFHKLVFSIPNKKYSDKYPFYLGSNIYNNWYPGKILDYKHPYSLKRYLDDFDYIRFINNGT, encoded by the coding sequence ATGGTAAACGTAAAGAAAAGAGTTCTGGGTCATTTAAATGGAATAACATCAAGATTAATGTATATTCCCAGAAGAATGTATCATAAACAAAAAGCAAAGAGATGTAATACAGAGAAATGTTGCATCATCTGTAATAATTGCACAGGTGGTATGATTTTACATGACTTAGGACTTAGATTTGATAGTCCTACGATAAACACCTTGTTTTATTCAGCCGATGATTTTCTTTTTTTTGCTAATAATATCAAGTCGATCTTTGAATGTGAAATCGTCAAAATTTGTGATTCGGGATATCCATATCCTGTAGGAGGCATTAAACTTGGTAATCGAGAGATAAAAATCGGTTTTGTCCATTATTCAACATTTGAAGAAGCTAAGAAGAAATGGATTGATAGATTTAAAAGAGTTGATTTCGATAAAATATTAGTATTGTGGGAAGGAAATGGACTCAACGATAATGATTTAGAATTATTAGATAAAATGAGTTTTCATAAACTTGTTTTTTCAATTCCAAACAAAAAATATTCTGATAAATATCCATTTTATTTAGGGAGCAATATTTATAACAATTGGTATCCTGGAAAGATTCTTGACTATAAACATCCATATTCCCTTAAACGATATCTTGATGATTTTGATTATATCAGATTCATTAACAATGGAACATAA
- a CDS encoding Cof-type HAD-IIB family hydrolase, which translates to MAIKAAFFDIDGTLVSFQTHQIPASTIKTIEQVKEQGMRIFISTGRPVAIINNIDVIRHLVDGYITFNGARTFIGAEDITLMPIPEEEVRAMIEDASRRNYAVVVCGRDDIGIHNHTSIFDDIFVRGLGVDNIDIHQPIDPLLQRPVLQLTPFFSEEDEKEILPSMPHCISARWHPSFTDITVHGADKGNGLLQMAEHIGISPEECIAFGDGGNDISILRSAGIGVAMGNADEDVQAVADYVTTSVDEDGIRNAFIHFGIINKS; encoded by the coding sequence ATGGCAATTAAAGCTGCATTCTTCGATATAGACGGTACGCTGGTATCATTCCAGACTCATCAGATTCCAGCATCTACAATAAAGACGATAGAACAGGTTAAGGAACAAGGGATGAGGATTTTCATTTCTACAGGACGCCCTGTAGCCATCATCAACAATATTGATGTCATCCGTCACCTTGTTGATGGATATATAACCTTTAATGGTGCACGGACATTCATCGGCGCTGAGGATATTACCTTGATGCCTATTCCTGAAGAAGAAGTGCGAGCCATGATAGAGGATGCCAGCCGTCGAAATTATGCTGTTGTAGTGTGTGGTAGGGATGATATTGGCATCCACAATCATACAAGCATCTTTGACGACATCTTTGTACGTGGCTTGGGAGTTGATAATATTGACATCCATCAGCCTATAGACCCTTTACTTCAGCGCCCTGTCTTGCAACTTACTCCTTTCTTCAGTGAGGAAGATGAGAAAGAGATACTTCCTTCAATGCCGCATTGCATATCGGCACGTTGGCATCCAAGTTTTACGGATATAACTGTACATGGTGCTGACAAAGGCAATGGGTTACTGCAGATGGCGGAACATATTGGTATCAGTCCTGAGGAGTGTATTGCCTTCGGTGATGGTGGAAACGACATAAGTATTCTCCGCTCTGCAGGTATCGGGGTGGCAATGGGAAATGCCGATGAGGATGTACAGGCTGTTGCTGATTATGTTACAACAAGCGTAGATGAGGATGGAATACGCAATGCGTTCATACACTTCGGGATAATCAATAAATCATAA
- a CDS encoding AMP-binding protein — translation MEKIPSFNELIEKSIITHWDLDALTDYKGKTLQYHDVARKIEKLHIMFEASGVQRGDKIALCGRNSSAWAAAFLAVLTYGAVAVPILHEFMPEQIHNIVNHSDAKLLFVGDVVVTQIDAMKMPGLEGIIYIPDYSLVVSRTEKLTYAREHLNEEFGRRYPKYFRAEHVHYYREQSPDELALINYTSGTTGRSKGVMIPYRSLWSNADFAKNVLGNVVKPGSNVISILPMAHMYGMSFEFIYEFLSGVHIFYLTRIPSPAIISQALQEVKPVIMIAVPLVIEKIIRKKVFPKIQNNRMRLLLNMPVINKKVCAKIREQVYQAFGGNLYQIIIGGAALNGEIESFLRRIDFPYTVGYGATECGPIICYRDWHTFKQGSCGQAALHQEVRIDSSDPANVPGEILTKGPNVLLGYYKNEEDTKQTIDKDGWFHTGDLGLMDDDGNVFIKGRSKNMLLGSNGQNIYPEEIEDKLNSLTLVSESLVIQSGEKLIGLVHPDYDEAQNLGLNAEDIKNIMEENRTQLNTIVPAYCKVAEIRIQEEEFEKTPKKSIKRFLYTE, via the coding sequence ATGGAAAAGATTCCGAGTTTTAATGAATTAATAGAGAAGAGTATCATTACCCATTGGGATCTTGATGCTCTAACAGATTATAAGGGTAAAACCCTCCAGTATCATGATGTTGCCAGGAAAATAGAGAAACTGCACATTATGTTTGAGGCGAGTGGCGTACAGCGTGGTGACAAGATTGCGCTTTGTGGTCGCAATTCTTCCGCATGGGCTGCAGCATTCCTAGCTGTACTCACATACGGTGCTGTGGCTGTGCCCATCCTGCATGAGTTTATGCCGGAACAGATTCATAACATCGTCAATCACTCTGATGCAAAACTTCTCTTTGTCGGTGATGTTGTTGTAACGCAGATTGATGCAATGAAGATGCCGGGGCTGGAAGGTATTATATATATTCCGGATTATTCGTTGGTTGTAAGCCGCACAGAGAAGCTGACTTATGCCCGTGAGCATCTGAACGAAGAGTTCGGACGTCGCTATCCAAAATACTTCCGGGCAGAGCATGTTCATTATTATCGTGAACAGAGCCCTGATGAACTGGCTTTGATAAACTATACCAGTGGAACGACTGGACGCTCCAAAGGTGTTATGATTCCTTATCGTTCTTTATGGAGTAATGCTGATTTTGCCAAGAATGTCTTAGGTAATGTGGTGAAGCCGGGCAGTAATGTAATCAGTATCTTGCCAATGGCTCACATGTATGGAATGTCATTTGAGTTTATTTATGAATTCCTCTCAGGTGTTCATATCTTCTACCTGACGCGTATTCCGTCACCTGCTATTATCTCCCAGGCACTTCAGGAAGTAAAGCCTGTCATAATGATTGCTGTGCCACTGGTGATAGAGAAGATTATTCGCAAGAAAGTATTCCCTAAGATTCAGAACAACCGTATGCGTCTGCTGCTTAATATGCCGGTTATCAATAAAAAGGTATGTGCGAAGATTCGTGAGCAGGTTTACCAGGCATTTGGCGGTAATCTTTATCAGATTATTATCGGCGGAGCTGCACTCAACGGTGAAATTGAGAGTTTCCTGCGTCGTATAGACTTCCCATATACTGTCGGTTATGGGGCTACTGAGTGTGGTCCGATTATCTGTTATCGTGACTGGCACACCTTTAAACAAGGCTCTTGTGGGCAGGCTGCTCTTCATCAGGAAGTCCGCATTGACAGTTCAGACCCAGCCAATGTGCCGGGAGAGATTCTGACAAAGGGACCTAATGTTCTTTTAGGTTACTATAAGAATGAAGAGGATACAAAGCAGACGATTGACAAGGATGGCTGGTTTCATACAGGTGACCTTGGTCTTATGGACGATGATGGTAATGTGTTTATTAAAGGTCGTTCCAAGAATATGCTTTTGGGAAGTAATGGACAGAATATCTATCCCGAAGAGATTGAGGATAAGTTGAATTCACTGACCTTGGTTAGTGAGAGTCTGGTTATTCAAAGCGGTGAGAAACTTATTGGATTGGTGCATCCGGACTATGATGAGGCACAGAACTTAGGACTCAATGCAGAGGATATAAAGAACATCATGGAGGAGAATCGCACTCAGCTGAATACCATTGTGCCAGCTTACTGTAAGGTTGCTGAGATACGTATTCAAGAGGAAGAGTTCGAGAAGACACCAAAGAAATCCATTAAGCGATTCCTTTATACAGAATAA
- a CDS encoding IS1380 family transposase produces MTKVAIKNENITSFGGIYHIMDVFSKQGFEKLTDSVLGRRGCSGKAFSHGSILGSLFFSYLCGGDCLEDINALTGQFRQRPGTLLPGADTVGRGLKELAEENIIYKSETSGKSYSFNTAEKLNTLLLRMIRRMELIKVGSHVDLDFDHQFVPARKFDAKYSYRQDHGYFPGWASIGGIIVGGENRDGNTNVRFHQEDTLRRIMDRVTSELGVVIERFRADCGSFSKEIIQTVEQRCNTFYIRAANCGSRCEEFRQLEEWKSVEVGYERCDVTSVSMDNLIEGKSYRLVVQRTPLKDRHGREQTDMFGVIYTYRCILTNNRTSTEKDIITFYNERGASEKNFDIQNNDFGWSHLPFSFMDENMVFMMVTAMLKNFYLHLVRYISEKVKPLKKTSRLKAFILHFVSVPAKWVRTGRRNVLNLYTNKTYYSEVFLE; encoded by the coding sequence ATGACAAAGGTAGCAATTAAAAACGAGAATATCACTTCCTTCGGAGGAATTTATCACATCATGGACGTTTTTTCAAAGCAGGGCTTTGAAAAACTTACTGATTCCGTGTTGGGCAGACGCGGATGCAGCGGCAAGGCATTCAGCCATGGAAGCATCCTGGGCTCCCTCTTCTTCAGCTACCTTTGCGGTGGGGATTGTCTTGAGGACATCAATGCGCTTACAGGACAGTTCAGGCAGAGACCTGGTACGCTGTTACCCGGTGCCGACACCGTGGGGCGCGGACTGAAGGAGCTTGCCGAAGAGAACATTATCTACAAGAGCGAGACATCAGGAAAGTCTTATAGTTTCAACACTGCAGAGAAGCTGAACACCTTACTTTTACGGATGATACGGAGAATGGAACTTATAAAGGTGGGCAGCCATGTTGACCTGGACTTTGACCACCAGTTTGTTCCTGCCCGCAAGTTCGATGCAAAGTATTCCTACAGGCAGGACCATGGCTATTTCCCGGGCTGGGCTTCCATCGGGGGAATCATAGTCGGAGGTGAGAACCGTGACGGAAACACCAATGTGAGATTCCATCAGGAGGACACGCTCCGCCGCATTATGGACCGTGTGACCTCCGAGCTTGGTGTGGTGATAGAGCGTTTCCGTGCTGACTGCGGGTCGTTCTCAAAGGAAATCATCCAAACCGTAGAGCAGCGCTGCAACACGTTCTATATACGTGCTGCCAACTGCGGCAGCCGGTGCGAGGAGTTCCGCCAGCTGGAAGAATGGAAGAGCGTTGAGGTTGGTTATGAGAGGTGCGATGTCACCTCCGTCAGCATGGACAACCTCATCGAAGGAAAGTCATACAGGCTTGTCGTACAGCGTACTCCCTTGAAAGACAGGCACGGCAGGGAACAGACGGATATGTTCGGAGTGATATACACATACCGCTGTATCCTTACCAACAACCGGACATCCACAGAGAAGGACATCATTACATTCTACAATGAACGTGGAGCGAGCGAAAAGAACTTCGACATACAGAACAATGACTTCGGCTGGTCGCATCTGCCATTTTCCTTCATGGATGAGAACATGGTTTTCATGATGGTTACTGCCATGCTGAAGAACTTTTATCTCCACCTCGTCCGTTATATCAGCGAAAAGGTCAAGCCGTTGAAAAAGACAAGCAGGCTGAAAGCCTTTATCCTGCATTTTGTCAGCGTACCGGCAAAATGGGTGAGAACAGGAAGGCGGAACGTCCTGAACCTATATACAAATAAAACCTACTACTCTGAGGTCTTCCTTGAATAA
- a CDS encoding helix-turn-helix domain-containing protein: protein MAKYNLTEKREKVAAYRSLVSPQLMDELKEKILNIILIQQRYKDKNYSAKQLAEDLGTNTRYISAVVNVRFHMNYTSFVNKFRIEEAMALLVDKRYQDLNMEDISDMVGFSNRQSFYASFYRITGVTPRDYRMNHMTQHPSEEVRLKKPLKK from the coding sequence ATGGCTAAGTACAATTTAACAGAAAAAAGGGAAAAGGTAGCCGCCTACCGTAGTTTGGTCAGTCCGCAATTAATGGATGAATTGAAGGAGAAAATTCTCAACATCATCCTTATTCAGCAACGCTACAAAGACAAGAATTATTCTGCCAAACAGCTTGCCGAGGACTTGGGGACTAATACGCGCTACATTTCGGCAGTAGTTAATGTTCGATTCCACATGAACTACACCTCGTTTGTAAACAAATTCCGTATAGAGGAGGCGATGGCTCTTCTGGTAGACAAGCGGTATCAAGACTTGAACATGGAAGACATCAGTGATATGGTCGGTTTCTCCAACAGACAGTCTTTCTATGCTTCTTTCTACCGGATAACTGGAGTCACACCACGTGACTACAGAATGAATCATATGACGCAACATCCTTCAGAAGAAGTGCGTTTGAAGAAACCACTCAAGAAATGA
- a CDS encoding cation diffusion facilitator family transporter: MSSKIERYSQEKRTAFVVVFAFCVMLAEIIVGLFSHSMALFADGVHMGSHVLVIGLNWAAYVLVRRLESKGTTRYDTEKILNLSAFTSGILLILTAIFIIVEAVERLTTHGEILNYELALITAGIGLIANTISASVLHGHHGTTDYNSHAAYLHVLSDALTEIGAIIGLFCAMLWDITWIDSAVAVVSALVVLRWAKRLLWDTGRSLTKL, from the coding sequence ATGTCAAGTAAAATAGAACGTTATTCACAGGAAAAGCGCACAGCTTTTGTGGTGGTCTTTGCATTCTGTGTGATGCTTGCTGAAATCATCGTAGGACTTTTCTCCCATTCAATGGCACTCTTTGCAGATGGTGTCCACATGGGATCGCATGTGCTGGTTATTGGACTTAACTGGGCTGCCTATGTCCTGGTACGTCGATTGGAAAGCAAGGGAACAACACGCTATGATACGGAGAAGATATTGAATCTGTCAGCCTTTACAAGTGGTATTCTGCTGATTCTTACAGCTATATTCATCATCGTTGAGGCTGTGGAACGTCTTACGACACATGGAGAAATCCTTAATTATGAGCTTGCCCTCATCACGGCAGGTATCGGACTGATAGCTAATACCATCAGTGCGTCAGTACTTCATGGACATCATGGTACTACGGATTACAACAGCCATGCCGCTTATCTCCATGTTCTTTCCGATGCACTGACAGAGATTGGAGCTATCATCGGGCTGTTCTGTGCCATGCTTTGGGACATCACTTGGATTGATTCTGCTGTTGCTGTAGTCAGTGCTTTGGTTGTTCTCCGCTGGGCAAAACGACTACTTTGGGACACAGGCAGGTCGTTGACAAAATTATGA
- a CDS encoding DUF6630 family protein gives MKDKITNGCIYLFIYSLPFAFGWCAYVTFQDGLWFLCFIMALVALFFLFLILVSIFFKPAPQEPSPEELLQRIMVPEREEELLAFAQKVAGEDKELMQMVKESLQDPIEFYRQQEKRTKNRYIADIYYEMLEYYQENLEELNHFTLPYLLYEYKALGWLARKEDEEDIVSEIQSLQRVICHHLPIPELDMSIDYDVPNALLCVNEAWKTSGYQIALIDEDSSDYWIAIIPLEYNN, from the coding sequence ATGAAAGATAAAATAACTAATGGGTGTATATACCTTTTTATATATAGCTTACCATTTGCATTTGGGTGGTGTGCATACGTCACTTTCCAAGACGGTTTATGGTTCTTATGTTTTATAATGGCTTTAGTAGCGTTATTCTTTTTGTTCCTCATTTTGGTATCCATCTTTTTCAAACCAGCCCCTCAAGAGCCTTCTCCAGAAGAACTGTTGCAGCGTATTATGGTTCCTGAGAGAGAAGAAGAATTACTGGCTTTTGCTCAGAAAGTGGCTGGAGAAGACAAAGAACTTATGCAGATGGTGAAAGAAAGCCTCCAAGATCCGATTGAATTTTATCGTCAGCAGGAGAAAAGAACCAAAAACAGATATATCGCTGATATATATTATGAAATGCTGGAATACTACCAAGAGAATCTGGAAGAACTAAATCATTTCACCTTACCTTACCTGTTATATGAGTACAAAGCACTTGGATGGCTTGCCCGTAAAGAGGACGAAGAGGATATTGTAAGCGAAATACAATCCCTGCAACGTGTCATATGCCACCATCTTCCTATTCCCGAACTTGATATGTCAATAGATTATGATGTTCCTAATGCCCTCCTTTGTGTTAATGAGGCATGGAAAACAAGTGGTTATCAGATAGCACTTATTGATGAAGACAGTTCCGATTACTGGATTGCCATCATCCCTTTAGAATATAATAATTGA
- a CDS encoding transposase, producing the protein MKLCKAAFSAEDGAKLSKSIQTNVMEMLFLLMVIPRRCNFTQMGRYGNRGEQCYRQTAERSVNWLEMNMWLSAFAFKEGKGRNAIVIDPSFIKKSGKQTPYVGTFWSGCAGTVKHGLEILGIGVIDVDLHECMMLKAMQTTLEKGEEKKEMSLYDWYAKALEDDKVRLQRICKVLVADSAFSKRPFIDKVMKTGFHVVSRLRHDAALFYTWGGEPTGKSGRLRVKGDKIDVRNIDMSKVEMLGLEETSGKVYALKAWCKSLRRVVSLVIHELPNGVRRLYFATDENMSGRDVVEYYTTRFQEEFCFRNARQFLGLTDCQARDKRKLDSAFNSSFTALNVTKIICKEPGTSIGRLKAQMVNAYYAQRIIDVFEKNPNTTLKKKVLMRYLVSMLKQHKN; encoded by the coding sequence ATGAAGCTCTGCAAAGCAGCATTTAGTGCCGAAGATGGAGCAAAGTTAAGCAAAAGTATCCAGACAAACGTCATGGAAATGCTTTTTCTTTTGATGGTCATCCCAAGGAGATGCAATTTCACGCAGATGGGACGCTATGGCAATCGTGGCGAGCAATGCTATCGGCAGACGGCAGAGCGTAGCGTGAACTGGCTCGAGATGAATATGTGGCTGAGTGCTTTCGCCTTCAAGGAGGGTAAGGGTCGCAATGCCATCGTCATCGATCCAAGTTTCATAAAGAAGTCCGGGAAGCAGACCCCATACGTGGGTACGTTTTGGTCCGGCTGTGCAGGTACTGTAAAGCATGGACTTGAGATACTCGGTATCGGGGTGATAGATGTAGACCTACATGAGTGTATGATGCTCAAGGCGATGCAGACCACATTGGAAAAAGGCGAGGAGAAAAAAGAGATGAGCCTGTACGACTGGTATGCCAAGGCATTGGAGGACGACAAGGTAAGGCTGCAGCGTATCTGCAAGGTGCTTGTCGCCGACTCAGCCTTCTCCAAAAGACCTTTCATCGACAAGGTAATGAAGACGGGATTCCATGTTGTGAGCCGCCTGCGTCATGACGCAGCCTTGTTCTACACATGGGGCGGGGAACCCACGGGAAAGTCCGGCCGTCTCCGTGTCAAAGGTGACAAGATTGACGTGAGGAACATCGACATGTCTAAAGTCGAAATGCTTGGGCTGGAGGAGACCTCCGGCAAGGTCTATGCGCTCAAGGCATGGTGCAAGTCCTTGCGCAGGGTCGTTTCGCTTGTCATCCACGAGTTGCCCAACGGTGTCCGCCGTCTGTACTTCGCTACGGATGAGAACATGAGTGGACGCGATGTGGTGGAATATTACACCACACGTTTCCAGGAGGAGTTCTGCTTTCGCAACGCAAGGCAGTTCCTCGGCCTTACAGATTGTCAGGCACGCGACAAGAGAAAACTTGACTCTGCCTTCAACTCTTCATTCACGGCACTCAATGTGACCAAAATCATTTGCAAGGAACCTGGCACGTCCATCGGTCGACTTAAAGCGCAGATGGTCAATGCCTACTATGCGCAACGAATTATTGACGTGTTCGAGAAAAACCCGAACACGACATTAAAAAAGAAAGTATTAATGAGATATTTAGTTTCGATGCTGAAGCAGCATAAAAATTAA
- a CDS encoding dipeptidyl-peptidase 3 family protein, producing MIESAEEVTFNFQDERFADIQMLRYRLPGFNALTIRQKQLIYCLSKATLFGRDITFDQFGKYNLRIRKTLEAVFINYQGNRLEDDFLALEHYLKQIWFASGIYHHYGCDKFVPLFSEAFFRNIVMDINSKLLPLKEGETVNMLLEELCPVIFNPTVLPKRVEKGNGKDIVSSSACNYYEGVCQKEVEDFYTKLKQDGPTTATPSYGLNSTLIKKGDLICEDVWKVDGKYGAAIQKIVYWLNRAKDFAENDQQRHVINLLVRYYETGDLHDFDTYSIEWLHEQEGRIDFINGFIEVYGDPMGLKGSWEGIVEYKDLEATHRTLTISTNAQWFEDHSPINPLFRKPKVKGIIANVVCAAMLGGDNYPASAIGINLPNADWIRAEHGSKSVTISNLTHAYNMAAKGNGFREEFVVDADTCKLMELYADKTDNLHTDLHECLGHGSGRLSPGTDPDALKSYGNTIEEARADLFGLYYIADRKLLELGLLDSSEAYKAQYYSYMMNGLLTQQVRIKPGKQIEEAHMQNRALIAQWAMELGKETNVVEFINRKFEETGERKTYVRINDYEALRHIFAYELAEIQRIKSEGDFEAARQLVETYAINLDTNLHAEVLRRYEHLNIAPYKGFINPVLTPVYNESGEVIDVTVDYSESYTDQMLRYSNEYQTL from the coding sequence ATGATAGAATCTGCAGAAGAGGTAACTTTCAATTTTCAGGATGAGAGATTTGCCGATATACAAATGCTTCGTTATCGGCTTCCGGGTTTCAACGCACTGACTATCCGGCAGAAACAACTAATCTACTGCCTTTCAAAGGCAACCTTGTTTGGACGTGATATTACATTTGATCAGTTTGGTAAATACAACCTCCGCATCCGAAAGACGCTGGAGGCTGTTTTCATAAACTATCAAGGTAATCGGTTAGAGGATGATTTCCTTGCTTTAGAACATTATTTAAAGCAGATTTGGTTTGCCAGTGGTATTTACCATCATTATGGATGTGATAAGTTTGTTCCCCTGTTCTCTGAAGCCTTTTTCCGTAATATCGTAATGGATATTAACTCTAAGTTGCTCCCCCTCAAAGAAGGAGAAACTGTTAACATGCTGCTTGAAGAACTCTGTCCTGTTATCTTCAATCCTACTGTCCTCCCCAAAAGAGTCGAAAAAGGTAATGGCAAAGATATAGTAAGCTCTTCTGCATGTAATTATTATGAAGGGGTGTGTCAGAAAGAGGTTGAAGACTTTTATACGAAATTGAAGCAGGATGGTCCGACTACAGCAACTCCATCTTACGGGTTGAATTCCACACTCATTAAGAAAGGTGACTTAATCTGTGAAGATGTTTGGAAAGTTGACGGGAAATACGGTGCGGCCATCCAGAAAATTGTGTATTGGCTGAATCGTGCAAAAGATTTTGCAGAAAACGATCAGCAAAGACATGTGATAAACCTGCTGGTACGCTATTATGAAACTGGTGATCTCCATGATTTTGATACTTATTCCATAGAGTGGCTACATGAACAAGAAGGTCGCATAGACTTTATCAATGGTTTCATTGAAGTTTATGGTGATCCTATGGGATTGAAAGGTTCGTGGGAGGGTATTGTTGAATATAAAGATCTTGAAGCAACACACCGCACACTGACTATATCGACTAATGCACAATGGTTTGAGGATCATTCTCCCATCAATCCGCTTTTCCGTAAGCCAAAGGTAAAAGGCATCATCGCCAATGTCGTTTGCGCTGCTATGCTGGGAGGAGACAACTACCCAGCTTCTGCTATTGGCATCAATCTACCAAATGCTGACTGGATTCGTGCAGAACATGGATCAAAGAGTGTTACAATTTCTAATCTTACACATGCTTACAACATGGCTGCAAAAGGTAATGGGTTCCGTGAGGAATTCGTTGTAGATGCTGATACATGTAAGCTAATGGAACTGTATGCTGACAAAACGGATAACCTGCACACTGACCTTCATGAGTGTTTAGGGCATGGCAGTGGGCGGCTGTCGCCAGGAACTGATCCTGATGCATTGAAGAGCTACGGCAATACTATTGAAGAAGCCCGTGCCGATCTTTTCGGACTGTATTATATTGCTGACAGGAAGCTGTTGGAACTCGGTTTGCTCGATAGTTCTGAGGCATATAAGGCACAGTATTATAGCTACATGATGAACGGACTACTTACACAACAAGTACGGATAAAACCAGGCAAGCAGATAGAAGAAGCACACATGCAGAATCGTGCTCTAATTGCGCAATGGGCTATGGAATTAGGAAAAGAAACAAATGTCGTCGAGTTTATCAACCGGAAATTTGAAGAAACTGGCGAACGGAAGACTTATGTCCGCATCAATGATTATGAAGCATTGCGCCATATATTTGCATATGAGTTGGCTGAAATACAGCGTATCAAAAGCGAAGGTGACTTTGAAGCTGCACGACAATTGGTTGAAACATACGCCATCAATCTTGATACAAATCTCCATGCAGAAGTTCTTAGACGGTATGAACACCTGAATATTGCACCTTATAAAGGCTTTATAAATCCTGTTCTCACTCCCGTATATAACGAGTCGGGTGAGGTCATTGATGTTACGGTTGATTATTCAGAATCGTACACAGATCAGATGCTTCGTTATTCCAATGAATATCAAACTCTTTAA